The region CCCAGAAGCTCTGATGGAGTCTCCAAACACAGCAAACCTGTCAGGAGAGGCAATTTTCTCCTCCAATATTTGCAGTCCAATTTGCAATGCAATTACTTCTCAGAGTCTTCGGGGGGTGGAGAGAACAGCAGAGAAACAAACAGGTCCCAAATGtctgtgggtttgggtttgggtgcACATCTGGCACCTCTGGGTGCAGTGGGAGCACCCTCcgcctgcctcctgcccctccccagggctgtgtccctgtggctgctctgtTTGCTGGGGTGTTCCAGACACCTGCACACCACAAACCAGCCCTGAGTGTGTCCTTTGATCCCAAACTGATCCTACAGCTCAAAATCCCTGCTAAGCCAGGGCTAAAGCACGACAGATGCAGCCGGAGAGTGACAGCTGCTCCTCGTGCTGCTTGCAAACATTAATTACCATTAATGGGCAGGAAATTAGCTCAGCCCCGTGGGAGAGGTGATGCTGTAAAGCCTCCCGAGCCCTGTGGTGCCATCCTGTGACAgcagcccagtgccagggcacagagagtggccctggggacatggtgggcactgccctgctcctgccagcccagcattCCCTGCTTGTCCCCTTCCCATGGATCACAGACAGGGACTGCCTGGTGCCCAAGGGAtgcccaggctgtggctgggagcacagggggtTTGCCCAGGCTGGGAGGAAGCTGCAGTGCCCTATAGAatatccctgcctgcccagggccaCGGGGAGGTTGTTAGTGGGGAGAGTGACCAAACTTTGCCTGACTGGCAGTAATTAATGGCTACAGTCTGattaaaatgccccaaattccagGCTGTGAATCCCTGTGCCTGCCTCACAGGATCTGACAGCTCAGGTGGGAGCACAGAGGCAGcgcaggcagggacagctgggcctgtccccaaggcaggtgacacagagaggtgacacagctgtggagctgtccctgccaggcaggacaccaggcaggggctgcagaacgCAGCTCTGAGAGCTCTGAGGAAAATCCCAGAGCAGATGgccacagcacaggctgagggaCGCTCTGCCCTTTATTCATCTCTGCAAACCctccagaaatatttcatttattgcACCACCCTTGCTGCCAATAACCCTCACACACCTCAGCCTCACGGGGACCATCAGGAGCCCCCTTCCTCTGCATTTGGCAACATACATTTGTTTGTGTTCCCTGCTAAATTTATCCAGCTCCAATTAACTGTTCTCTTTAGCATTTTTCTCAGTGTAATTATCTCAACACCAGCAGGCCGTTGTTTTTCTaataagaatttaattttgttaGATATAATCGTTTTAgggcattttctttttctggacCAATGATGCagaactttgttttctttggcaCAATGAGAGCCCAAAGCTTATTTGCTCagtgggaaaaaggaaaatagaaagaGCTGTTCTTTccaaaaaatgttaaaatctGGTTATGCAGAGGCCAGAACCTGTTTTCACTGAAATATCAGCAACAGCAGTGTGGGATTAACTTCCCAAAGGCGCAAATAAAGTGAAATCGTGGGTCCTTAGGTTCATCACTTGGTCAGGGCTCAGCTGGAGACTCTGTCCCAGTCTGGATTCCCTGAGGGACAAGGACAAGGGCAGTGACTTCCCACTGACACTTGCACCCTGACTTTGGGAGAGAGCCAGTAGCACCCACAGTTTTCCCAtccttttgccttcttttttccagttttcccatccttttgccttcttttttccagttttcctatcttttggcttcttttttccagtttcCTATCTTTTGGCTTCTTTTCTCGTGGATGATTTAAGGGGGGTGAAATATTACTCAGTGTGAGTGCTCAGTGAGTGTTCTGTGGCTCATCCTGGCCCCAGGATGATCCAGCATATGCTCTGTACATCATTTTCCATATGCACATGACACCAAATGCTTTGAAGTGTGGGCCACCCCCAGAGGCAGGCTGCTAATAAGGCTGGGGGTGGATTTGTCTGTCTGTGAGAGCTGAAGAGCTCCTTGCAGGGTGGTGCCTGCAGGCTCCCGGCTCCAAACTGCTCTGCAAACCAGGAGATGCTTTCATTTCTCtccaggggcagggaatggtctcctgcagctcagtaattccatttctgcagtgcccaggaggcggaaaggagcagggctgtggccagAGCCTCAGTGGGGCTGAGGCAGGATATAATCACAGATATAGATatctgcaggagctgagcactgcagggcagctttggcacagccaggggatAAAGGAGGTGTTTGGATAAATCAATAATTCCCTGCCATGGCCCGCAGCCCATGCAGGCagatccaggagctgcaggaactcTGGGACTGGTTCCCAACTGGGACCTTCCAGTGCCTGGGGAATGATGGAAAAagagtgccaggacaagggaaTGGCTCCCATTGAGAGAGGGCAGGGATAGATGGGATTTGgtaaggaattcctggctgggagagttggcaggccctggcagagggTGCCCAGAGATCCCTGGtagtgtccaaggccaggctggatggactTGGATCTCCTGGGAtaagtggaaggtgtccctggcatggcaggggtggaattaAATGGTCTTTAAGATCCCCTTCCCAACTCCTTTCCTGTAGTTCAAAGGATTCCTCACCTtccctgtgattctgtgattttttcaGTGGCCAAAGAGCCATAAGGCCAGAGAAATGAtggatttcttcttttcagCCACCTGTGAAATGTCAGCACCAGATTCATTCCTGTGGCAAATGCCTGATAAGGAAAAGGAGAAGTATTTTAATAACCTTTGCTTTACtggaagagctgcagctctgggaagggaTTCCTGTGTTTCCCCTTCAGTGGAGAATGTCATTGCGGAGGAGAGGAGGTTTCAcatcagctgctctgctggagggAACAGGGAAGTGAACATTTGCGAGGAACTTGACTGATAATAGAGagaattaatatttaattgGGCCTGGACATGGTATTAATCGTGTGTATGTATTGCATTTTGTGTTCATCCATCACGCTGCCACAGCAGCACGTGACAGACATTCCCTGGGAGCCCAGGCAAACAGCTCTGCTTGGAAaggggcaggagcacagagcttgtCTTTAGCCCAGCCTCTGACTGAGACTATTGACAATCTCACAGATATAATTACTTTTCTCCCAGTGAATAAATAGCTGCTAAAATGCTCAGGCCACCACATCCATcaaaccagcagctcctgcagcagctgtgacatCCAGGCCTTCTGGTGGCACCCACAGCTGTGTGACATCTGATTGCCTGGATGCAAaccctgctgggctctgaggCGTGGgtgctcctctgcctccctccccatcACACAATTGTCACCCACACCCTGCTCAGGCCACTTTGTCACCCAAAACAGTGacagcaggagcccagctgggctgcctgagcaCGGAGGAAGTTCTGGTAGCAGccaaagtgaaataaaataaaatcttctgaCGTGAAAGTGGAGGAAAATTGCTGCTGAATCACTGGCAGGGAAGAAATATGAGAGCTTAAGGTGTCATTTTTACAGGCATAATTTTTACTCTAATGGCCTTTAATAGCAGGAACAATTCAGTGCAATtctttcagctgcagcagggagaggagcagagaaatgTGATCACTCAAACTGCTGGCAAGaattgttttcctgctgcagttaATTATCAGTGTACAGTGGTTTTCTCTTCCTGTTTGCTTATCCAACTTGTCAAAGGCTGGCTGCTGGCTTGGCTGGTTTCATCCTTTCATTTATTGGATTTCTTCTTTTGCCCTTTCTGCAAAGAAATGGAGTCTCTCGTGCCTTGCCTTTGATGCCTTTGATGTCCAGCACTTCCAGTGGGTGACTTTGAGATAAGAAACAATGAAATAgtctaaatttatttttcaatatagATCCTTTGTGTTGAGAgtcagaggagcagctctgaagctccctctgccccaaaaacctccccaaaattcctgttGGAATTCCAAGGTAATTTCCTGGACAAGGATCAGTCCCAGGGGAGCTGGAGCTCCACCAGAGCAACATTTCACCCACAGCTCTaaaagagcagctcctggcaaatcccattttttggaAGTGCAGCTTTCCAGAGGAACAGGCTGATTTTTCATGAACAGAGGAAAccagaggaaaacagaggaaTTATCAAATTGCAGGAGTTGAATGCCTGTTTCAGCATTTTTCCCCTGTGACATTTTGAATCTTGTTTCAAAGAGACttttaagaaatgttttcttttgacACTTTGATATTATTTCAAGCCTCTGTGTGGAATATATAATCTGATTTTATCAAAATAAAGCAATTTGGTTGACTCCAcatgacttaaaaaaaaaacttaggaaaaatggaaattcttATATTCTTGTGCCTGTTTAGGACAAAGCTCTTGGTTCCCACTCAAATCATGGTGAAATAAATGCACATCTCAAAGAGCAGCTCTTTAATACACACATGTGTGCTTGCTAATTTAATTCCTCTAATTCATGGTTCTGCTGCCCTCATAAAATTTTTTACAGAGTGTGCTGAAATCCAAAAATCTAaagagcaaaaaatattttattgggAACCTGAGACTGATGGTCAGGTCAGGAACAGTAAAAGTCTGTAATTGGATATTTGCTGATCTGGTCTTCTTAGGAATAAACAATAATTTCAGAGCCAGAGGTTTCCAGTTTTAGGTTTGCTACTCCTTCTTGATGGAGAGATCCACTGCAGGGAGTGGCACAGGGAtcacacaaacagaaaatttgattttttatcTCTTTGAGAAGACATTTTTAGGTCATAACTGTTTTAGGGGCAGAGACCTGTTGTACTTTGGATATTTGGAAGGGatcaggaggagggaggggaattCAGGGCACATCCCCTTGATGGTGCAAATGTTTTGCCCTGTCCTTGGGAAGGTTAAAGCCCAGCTGGAAAAGAGGTGGATTCCTGGGAAATAGAAGAGCACACCTCATTTTACTGCCAGTTTCACAGCTTTGGGAGAATTTGTTAATTTGTGCTAACAGCTTTTGCAGTTTGTCAAAATAAATGTCCAGTGCAGGAAATCCAGCTGAGGCTGCCCGGAGGGAAGGGATGCTACTTGGAGGGTGGGGACATCCTCAGTGCAGAGGATATGGAATATGAAATTCCATATTATTGAATATGGAATTTCTCCCTTGCCCTGCCACCCCAGACAGCCCACAACATTTACCTGGGCCTCATTCTCCTTGGATAGCAGAAAACTCTGCCTTTACCTTGCCAGCCACTGTGAACCCTGGGGAAATGTCCCAAGTTCCTGTGTGAGGGGCTCCATGGAAGCAGGATACAGACCCCTGTTTGCCCTCTGGTTTGAAAggcagctggagaaagagctttacaatttaatttttagaagGCTTGGAAGTCCCTTCTGACTGTTTCTGTCCTGGTTTTGGGTTGCATACAGGTAGGAATCTTATAGGAGAAAAGCTTTATCAAATCAGGGCTTAGGCCTGTTACTTTTCTAAGTCCAGCTAAGCAGCTAGCTAAGTTCCACGTGAAAGAATCTTGAAAATGAAAGCCAGTTAACACAACAAGTTCATCTTTTGAGGAAAACCAGTTTGCACCTTTAATAACAAAAGATCTGTCCCATGAGAATccacaaagaaaatatataaacacCTGTGAACAGAAAAAGTCTTAACAtgtacacacaaacacattctAACCAATGAACTGAGTGGCAGAAAAACTCCCAGCTAATTGGGGTTGAACACAAAGTCTGtgaaaactacagaaaaaagaatgaaaaaaaaagaatagggAATAAAGAATTGGCTTTTGTGCATGAAGAGCCTGCTTTCTGACCTGTTTTTGCCCCGCAGGTACTATGCcatctgctgccagcccctggtGTACAGGAACAAGATGACCCCGCTGCGCATCGCGCTGAtgctggggggctgctgggTGATCCCCACCTtcatctccttcctccccatcatgcagggctggaacagcaTTGGCATCATTGATCTGGTGAGTGGCCAAGCAGGGACACTGATCCAatgtgctgggtgggtgctgggtGTTTCCTAAAAAACAATTttcagggaaaggggaaaagaaggagaaactTCTTGTTGCCAGTGCAGAGGGCCTGCTGAATTTCTGGAGGGGTCTTTAGCGGGGTTGAGGTGGCTCTGTCCTGCAAGgaatggcacagggacaggggtggcCTGGGAGAGGATTTTAGCCACATTCACTCTCAGTTCAGTGAGGAGTGCTTGGAAAAGAGGCCAAGCCCAGCTGGCCCCTGCCAACACCTCAGGAGTCCTTGGTCCCCTATGCAGCTCTCACTTAAATAAGATGCAGGATTATTCTCTTGGTAGAAAAAGCAAGAGCTtgcagtgccaggacaagggAGTGGCTGCACcctgcagagggcagggttagatgggatattgggaaaagATCCTTCCCCGGGAGGtgatgaggccctggcagaAGTTGTGGATGTGTCCAAGTGTCCAAGGATGGCTGGATGGGgcctggagcaacctggtctagtggaagatgtccctgcccatgacaggggaTGAcacaagatgatttttaaggttttcCCTGTTGGGGTCCTGGACATTGAGAATTTtagattttctgtgctgacagactCTGACTCCCAAGAGAGCACTACATTTGACCTGAGGTGTAGAGAAAGCTTCCTAAATTGATTGATAGCACTGAGATTATGAGTGTGTAGTTGACACCTCCCAACCCAACCCGTTCTCTGATTCCCACTTCTCCCCTCCTTCCTTGCCTCACTCTCCCCTCCGCCCCCCAGATCCAGCAAAGGCAGTTCAACAAGGCCTCCAACTCCACCTACTGCATCTTCATGGTCAACAAGCCCTACGCCATCACCTGCTCCGTGGTGGCCTTCTACATCCCCTTCCTGCTGATGGTGCTGGCCTACCACCGCATCTACGTGACGGCGCGGGCGCACGCGCGGCAGATCCGCCTGCTGCAGCGCGCGGGGAACCCGGCCGAGCCCCGCCAGGGCCCCCAGGAGCCACGGCAGAGCCTTCAGGAGACACAGCAACacctccaggagacacatcagGGCCTTCAGGAACCACGGCAGGGCCAACACCCCCAGGAGCCACATCAGGGCCCTCAGGAGCCACGGCTGGGCCCTCAGGAACCATGGCGGGGCCTTCACGAGCCACAGCAACACCCCCAGGAGCCACATCAGGGCCCTCAGGAGCCACGGCAGCACCCCCCTgaccagcacagcagccaccgCATGAAAACAGAGACCAAAGCTGCCAAGACCCTGTGCATCATCATGGGCTgcttctgcctctgctgggcCCCCTTCTTTGTCACCAACATCGTGGATCCCTTCATTAACTACACGGTGCCCGGCAAGCTGTGGACGGCTTTCCTATGGCTGGGCTACATCAACTCGGGCTTGAACCCTTTCCTTTACGCCTTCCTCAACAAGGCTTTCAGACGTGCCTTCCTCATCATCCTCTGCTGCGGCGACGAGCGCTACCGAAGGCCTTCCATCCTGGGCCAGACCGTGCCCTgctccaccaccaccatcaATGGCTCCACGCACGTGCTGAGGTGAGTCTGCCTTCAGAGGCTGCCTGGAAGGCCACCTAGGCTACAGTGGGACAGGAATAAAGTTGGGATTCATTAATATTCAAAGGttacaccttgggcagtgccagagcccGGCCGTGGCTCCACCCCAGATGGATCCTGGCCACGAGTTCTCACACTTTGATAAGTTTGGGTCCATTTCCATGCTGGGGTGTccaatcccagctccaggtgatgcagtcccaccctcccaggTTGCTCCCCTCCATTCCCTGTTGTTTGCACTTCTGGGGCTGAAGCTGCAGCGGTGTCCTTggttgtggggctgggaaaggattgttctgtgggactgagctgggagcagaacTTGCTGACACTTTATGTGGAGTGCAGAGTTATAACTAACACAGTACCGAGTCTGGAAAATAGGAAAGCTCAAATTGAAAGCatcagcccagggctgcccagacCCTGCAGCCATCAGCAAGAGGAGTTTGTACAGgattgctttcattttgcaGTGTCTTGGTGGTATCAGTGCTTAGAAAGGGATGGGGCAAAAGCAATCCTGAGGTGCTCAGACAGGGTTTATAGGGAGCAGGTGTGGGCAGTTCCTCCAGAGGTGTGCCCAGAAAGAGATGGGAGAATGCAGAAGTTGTGTGTGAATTTTGGCATCATTTGGTCCAAAGGGAACAACCTGACCCTGTGGATGCTGCCTGCTGCATCTTCTTTAGGAAAGGGACCAAAAGTTTCTGCAAATGGGGATGTTATGGCAGTGGGGTTTTACAGCTGCTTTTTGTCccctggcagggagagcagTGGCAAGAGGGACAGACCTTGTGCTGAACTCAGCTATGACACAAGTTAGCACAACAATGAGCTGTAAATAAATGGGGATTTCTGGGTATTCAGGGCTCTGTGCAACACCAGActgaaaaaaagccaaaattatCTGAAAAATGCTGTGCTCCCCTTGAAACAAAGTGTTTGCATTTCTTCTTCACCAGTAGCTATTTATTCAACACAAACCAACAAACTCCTGCCTCCGTGAATCATTGAACTCTTGTACAGCACAAGTGGATGGGGAGCCAGGTCAGCATTGCTGGAATTCCTGGATAAAACAAGTTGTGAAATTTTGCCACAGCAAAGAAGATGACTTTGGGTGAAATGTATTTGAGCAGTGATCAGAGCAGACAAACTCTGGCACATCTGGGTCAGGGAGGTCACTCTGCTGTGCTCCCATTTCCTCTCAGAAGTGCTCAGAGCCCTGCATTGCTCTCTTCAGGGAAAGCTCTGGTGAGAGGTTTATTTACCACTCCTTTTCCACCACTGAGAGGTCTTCTCCAAAAGTCAATAGGATTTCTCCAAGGGAAAACACTTCCTGATTTTCCTCCTGAATGAGCCAAGAGAGGCAAAgtgaaagggaaaagcagaaatgagCACCTGAGGGGGTTGGAACTGCAGTGAGTCCCAgcgc is a window of Ammospiza caudacuta isolate bAmmCau1 chromosome 16, bAmmCau1.pri, whole genome shotgun sequence DNA encoding:
- the HTR4 gene encoding 5-hydroxytryptamine receptor 4; amino-acid sequence: MASSSEGFGIAEKILLLSFVSAVILMAILGNLLVMVAVCRDRQLRKIKTNYFIVSLAFADLLVSVLVMPFGAMELVQDNWIYGEMFCLVRTSLDVLLTTASILHLCCISLDRYYAICCQPLVYRNKMTPLRIALMLGGCWVIPTFISFLPIMQGWNSIGIIDLIQQRQFNKASNSTYCIFMVNKPYAITCSVVAFYIPFLLMVLAYHRIYVTARAHARQIRLLQRAGNPAEPRQGPQEPRQSLQETQQHLQETHQGLQEPRQGQHPQEPHQGPQEPRLGPQEPWRGLHEPQQHPQEPHQGPQEPRQHPPDQHSSHRMKTETKAAKTLCIIMGCFCLCWAPFFVTNIVDPFINYTVPGKLWTAFLWLGYINSGLNPFLYAFLNKAFRRAFLIILCCGDERYRRPSILGQTVPCSTTTINGSTHVLRYKVLHNGHHQEQEKLPIHPDPESQESCF